The Labrus mixtus chromosome 14, fLabMix1.1, whole genome shotgun sequence nucleotide sequence TCCTCTCTTccaaaaaagctgtttaagttcatttggtgccccctgtggacaaagcaatATCTATTAACTACTAATACATATTTGGCCTGTAGCCTAcatgcaaaaaaatgtattaaaaaaatctgatggaAAAATCTAATTTGCTTTCTTTTCACAGCCAAACCATTCCCATATCACACACAATTGAGCCAGTCTAAACAGAGTTGATACACACTGTTAAACAGTACGCATCTATGGCTCTAGATTCTCAGATTTGTAATGATTTGGGGGAATATGTGGTGAAACTATTAAGGGTACACTTATGTCATGTTTGAGTGATAGTAAGGGGCCGGTTTTAGACAAATTTGCCAGAGACGATTCTTTTTcccagtgagagagagaagctgttctccctgttgaaagtttcTGTGTTTGATCAACTTTGAAACTATTTTGCGTCGAGAAAAGTTACATGTTGTTGCCTTGAGTTAAATGACGGAGAAGAAGAACAATTAGAGAATGTAAAACAAGATTTCGAGGTGTAAAATTAACAAATAGAACTGACAAAACTTACCagaacagaaatagaaaaacaagaggTCACTTGATGATTATAAtgaatttattttgaaggaggaggaCAGGTATTAGGAAGTGATTTTTGGTCTTCTTCAGCTTTGATCTGTGATAAGCTGAGGGATCCGACTGTAAATGTCCTGATTCAGGTTTTCAGAAGATCCCGAGGAGCTCTTTGTTCTGACAGACACCTCCTCTTTAACTCTTAATGGAAGGAGACAAACTGCTGCTGACCTGTTAGTGACCTCATTACTTCCTCTTTCTCCGTctcgctcttcctctctctctctctctctctgtctctgtgcgtgtgtgtgtgtgtgtgtgtgtgtgtgtgtgtgtgttgttttgtaaagACTAACAAACCTGATCATGTTTATTCCATGGGTTTTCTCTGATCAATGTTTTCATTAATTAAGtcaattttaactttttattgtaaagtacttttaaagtttttttgtttttttttaccagaacaTTCGAACACAAATAAAACTATATCATATATGTTTCAttcaaaagtgtttgtttttttttacaaataaaatcagtgaaagtttgtctgccttttttaatgattattaataattattattattattatgaggcTGTGGTGTATTTATTTGTAGAGTggcaattcataacaaatgtctCCTCCAGACTCTTTCTTTATCATTAGTCTGAGTTGTCGTTGTAAGAACACAATGAAACTTTGTTGGCAGCAAAGCTGTACAGAAGCATTTTAATACAATGTtgtcaaatgtaaaataactgtGTTGTGATTGAAAGAGCATTGACAAATAGCTAATAGACAGCAGATAAACTTAAATAATTATTGTTCAGTGAAGGAATAATAGACAGTTAAAATGCAGTCACTAAATAAATCATGATGGAACAGTCACTGTATAAATAGATAAACTGTGCAGTGacacaatcaataaataaataccatTGCAGGAATTTGTACCAGTAATTTGTGTACAAATAAACAACTGaaagcattaaaataacaataaacaaGCTCAATCCttaaatgtaatacattttcaaaatatagGCTATAAAACAATCAGAAATTTAAATGAGATTCAATTATTGAAGTATTTACAGGGAGGACTTTTTCAGTTAGGAGGTGCTTTTTTTATTAAgtcatttaataaatgtttcCGTGTTATTAATATGTAATAAAAGGAACATCTCTTAGGTATGAAATTATTACCtttgtgtgtaaaataaaaaactttgttTCAACACTTATTTTGAGTTGAAAAGACAAAATCTGTTATTAATACAAGAAAAATacgtttttattttccatcacaGGCAGATTGATGATTAAcctaaaaacagagaaatcaaTCAATGTGTATTAGTATGTTgttaattcataacaaatgttagcggaagacactttacaaaagagcgggTAAAAAACTGTTGAACAGAAATCTGCAGAAAGCATGTTGCGCTtgaaaagtgggatagagggaaatgaagaaagaaggagaggagagacaaacagagcaacaatgGATGAGATATATTATATATGAGGTAAAAGTAGGCTATTAGCAGTAACATGTAAGTGATAGTCTGATCAGTATATTAACATTAACTGTGATATTGATGACACGAGGAGACCTGATTATGTTAATTATAgaagttgaagttgagcagctctaagATTCACTTTCAAATAGAAATGTGGTCTCAATTCTGCTCAAATTATTGTTTTATCACTTTGAGTTATTGtcggatctttttttttttgacaattgactttcaaaacaaaaatcatttaAGGGGGTTCTAAAAATTAAGAATAATGTAGAACTACCTAAGAattatttactttgttttagAATTTAGAATTTAGAAGTTCTTGATTAATTAATGAAAGGAACAAAACCTATCAGATTGAAAACACGTTGTATTCTTTAAACATAGTTTGcttaattattattgttattattattagcctattattattattattattattattattattatttttattgtgttctttttttaagagaacCTCGAGAAGTAGGCCAAAAAGcgggatataggcctatataatTATTGgccataaaataataataaatcaataagAGGATAACGCTGTCGTCTCTCTGACTGACGACATGTTAGTCTTTTTTCTTTGGTCATTTGTAAGTTTGACTCCTCTCCTTTGATGGAGCCTTTGAAATGCAGCAGCGGACTGTAATGCAAATGAAGGCCGAGAGAGAGACCACAGGccggaggagggaggagggaggaggtgggggatGGATTCATGTGAGTGGGGGTGTCAGAGTGGGTAACCTGTTCATTTCATGTAGCctaatagaaaataaatgataacaTACGGTTTATGTTTGTGAGAGGAAAAGAGGTGGATgaagtggggagagagagagagagagagcgagatagaaagagagagagagcgagatagaaagagagcgagatagagagagagagagagagagagagagagagatagaagaggaggtgggggggagaTAAGAGTAATAAAACGTCCCATGTGACTGCAGCAGTTTTAAAATGCAGCTGatggagagacacacacacagacaggcgcGCGCACACAGAGGACAGGTGAAGGTGTGGGCAGGTAGacagcacagagacagaaagagctCATTTtacctgcagctcaggtgagagaggggagagaaaggcTGGAGCCGCAGTGTGCAGAGGGAGCCCCCTCACCTGGAAACATGTACGTCAGTTACCTGCAGCTGGACAAGGACCCCGCCATGTACCCGCACCAGACCTCCGTCACCCGCCACCCGGGCATCAGCCTCAGCCCGCAGAACTTTGTCCCCGGCCCGCCACAGTACTCGGACTTCGCCggctaccaccaccaccatcaccccGGCCTCAACAATGACCTGCACCCGGCGCAGCAGGCCGGGCCGGGCGGCGGCGGCTGGAGCCAGGTATACCCGCCTCCTCCGCCCGCCCGGGACGACTGGTCCTCGCATCACTACGCCGCTGCTGCCGCGGCCGCCGCAGCCGGGGGGGCACCCTCCTCCGGGCCCGGTGCGGTGGGTTCCACGCTCGGCTTCAGTCCCACAGAGTTCTCCGGACAGCCGCCCGCGCTGCTGTCCGCGTCCCTGAACGCGTCTGCGGGGCAGTTGTCCCCCGGATCCCAGCAGAGGAGGAACCCGTATGACTGGATCCGACGCAGCTCTGCACCGCCCTCCAACCCAAGTAAGACACTTGTTACACTACTCTTATTTTTGAATTGATAGCCTAATGTAGCCTGTAAAAACGAACTAGGCCTATCCCAATTTACGTGAGATAATATAAAAATAGGCTATTCCTTTAACATTTCATCAATAGGCTATTTAGGCCCTTTaccccaaaaaacaaatagtCTATCTAATTTGACTATGcttgttccttctctttgtgAGTGAGAATATTTTCTGATATTGAACACTGATCACACTTTGCAGTtagtaaaacaaacagagctgacAGAATGGTTAATATTTTAATATGAGGCTGATTGCAGCAGTGATACTCAAATGTTTCCACTTTCAttcagcagacagcagcagactgGAAGGAAGCAGACTTTGACTTTCTTATATTCCTAATGGTGTGAATCAAATGGCCTATGTCAGCTTTCATTTGATGTTCATTACGGGTTTATTTTCTTGAGCTGACCTTTATTATAGCCTATAGGTTACATAATGAATGACTCATGGGCAGCTTTATCAAATCCATTCAAAAATGGTGCTGTTTATTAGTCTTTTCATAATATTCTCGTGCACATGTGGCTAAAAACCTAAGTAGGCCTATTGTCGTTGAAGACTAAGTAATTGTCGTGTATGGGGATAATTCGGCTATTTGATTATAACACCATATAGGCTTTCTTAATTTTTAGGCTATCTTACATTACTTATTATTTTTAGAATAAATCTCTCCCCCAGCTCCATCGACACATTTTCTATAGTCTCTATATCAATAAGATAAAATctatcaaataaaatgtgaaacatgCAGGTTCATGGAGGTGAAATATTCCCACGCGTCCAGCCCTGTCTCGTGGGGATCAAACGTGTGAAGCCGGTCTGGAGGCGCTCTGAAGCCGTTGTGATGTAAATGTTTCCCCGCTGGATGTGACTCCGGGCTGCTCAGCTCGCTCTTTGTGCTCCACTTGTTTCTGGGAGGAGAAAACACGAGTTTACAAGACAGCTCTCACTTTGAAGTGTGAAGTCTGaccccggtgtgtgtgtgtgcgtgcgtgtgtgtgtgtgtgagtgtgtgtgtgcgtgtgtgtgtgtgggtgtgtgtgtgtgtgtgtgtgtgtgtgtgtgcgtgtgtgtgtgtgtgtgtgcgtgtgtgtgtgtgcgtgtgtgtgtgtgtgtgcgcgtgtgtgtgtgtgtgtgcgtgtgtgtgtgtgtgtgtgtgggtgtgtgtgtgtgtgtgtgtgtgtgtgtgtgtgtgtgtgtgagtgtgtgtatgcgtcTCGCCTGGATTTATCCCACCAGGTGCAGTCAGAAGTGTAGGATATACCCTGAATTTATTAAAGGCCAATATAACCTAAAAATGTGGTTTAGAAATACTTAAAATGTCATAACTATAACTTTAAGTATAACACCAAAATCACCTAAAAATGCTGGAAATATATATTGTATAATAACATTGTAATGATTGAATTGTGAATGTGTTATTCACTGAATTATTGAGGTTAGCAAGTTTGTATCTCatttaaatgacttaaaatagTGTTAGTTCTATTCTGATAAATAGATACCAccaggatcaataaagtgttATCTTTACCTGTAAGCATTTATCATAGCCAATTTATTTgatgacattttgaattttCAACACAAATCTATAACAAAATGTATGAGGGAAATATATAAAggagaatatttaaaatgtatacaaataaagtagCCCATAAATACCTTCAAATTGTACAGAATTATTAAAATAACTTCCGTTGTTAAACTATTGACAGTTCGACTACTCTTTAGTTTCGGTCTGTCTACTCAGGGAGCACCGATTGTGGATTCACCTGCCAAAGAAAATGGTCCCTAACAAATTCAGTGTTCCACTTTAAGTTTGATAAAATATACATTGTGCCGCTGTTTTAGAAAATAACCAATTACTAAAAAACCTCAAAATATCgtagttttatttatataaaaataaagaagagattTACATCTTTAATCACAAACAGGTTGAATACACAAGTCTGCAGATTAAATTTGATGAAAGATAATGCAGAGCAATGCCAGGAATAATATCTTAttattttctcagttttttgTGCTTAGATGTTGgagcttttttaaataattaatttgaaCACTTTGCCAGTATGAGCAGCTCCTCTAATTCTTTTTTATGCATTAAATGTGGAAAAATCACATGTTCACAAACAAAGAAAGCCTGTTGAATGTGCAGCTGACTTTTACAAGATTTcatttactgttaaaaaaaagcatgaatgtatttacagtgtatgtggTTGATTTGAGAACGGTGAAGCAAAAATGGGACATCCTTTTATTGCTTCAGAGTTATCTTCTCTGTGGCATTGACTTACAGAGTTTATCTTGTTACTTCACAGGAGCTCAGGTGTGTTCGAGCTTTCAGGGAAATCTGAGTTTCCTTGTTTGAAGCTGACTTCCTGTAAACTGGTTATTACAGGAATTCAAATGTGTTAAGAGAGTAGAACCTGCTCACATAATAAGTAGGTAATTAATTAGAGAGGAaagcaataaaataatatttattttttaaaacatttttttttcttcagttaaaACTAAACTGTGATAGGCAGCCGTTTTACCCCTTTAAATCTCTTAAAGGGATAGCTTGGTATTCGGTAGCCTACCTGTCTAGACGATCTCTTAAAGGGGCCACAGTGACTGGCATTGTGGCTAATAAacttactattgacaagtacctcatatctccacttcaaaaatactgaACTATGCCTTTAATGAAGCAATATCCActgaatgaaataataaaatgacgtaactatatcatcagacattaaggaaacatgctgggttgaagtgctggcttatCTGATAACAATGCAGCTGCACTATGACCTTCTAAGTTTTGATTCCGGTCCGCAATggtctgtatgtgttttttaataaactccACGACTAGAAAAGTGGTAAGACTAGGAttaatattggagatgcttttttaaaagtggaGTGAGGTTAGAACTCAGAAAGGTTTgtagaccgatgcagagctggataaacactgaagctttctgtgtctgcaacatggcaacctCCGCGCATCTGCtcgagggaggagggggggggacagctctctccaatgttttttatttcaactgCAGAACCCATTTAAACGctacgtgtcagagttacagattgtttctttaaagTAACTCAACCTGTACAGATAGTTATGTCCTCAGTATTGTTTCGGAGAACAATGAATTTCGATTTTTACATTCTGattgagttttctttttgtgtgtcaaTCACCGACTGTCGATTTTAGGCCAAAaattatagtaaaaaaaaaaaagattgttgattttatttctgaaatTGTGGAAAAGGTTTTGGAACCTGCAGACAACGATAATacagaattaaaataaaataacatttctttacatttaaatgatcaatatagGCGCCCCTAAGACTGGCAGGCCATCATGCTCTTATGTCAGGATCAACAAACATGAGGAACACAGTTCAGAGCTGTTACAAAGTTTCAGATTTGGCACCAAAACTTGTCgttaaaaaaggttaaaacttgagttaaaaaaaaaaggttgtggtTTTAAGATAAGATTAGCACGTTATATGTGTGAATTAATAACATCGGCCTTTTTCGAGCAACATGATGTTCATGACTTATGTTATGTACCTCTGAGTAATTTAATGTACATGGGAGTTATGTTATGTATTGAGATTTGTCACATGGCTTACATTATTATTCATGTGAAAGTTATATATTACAGGAGTAACTTTATGTGAGTTAGGTTTTGGATGTAAAAGTTAAATTATTTATGTTGgttataaaaaaacagttttatacATTTGACTTGTATGTGAACTATATGTTTGGAGTGAGAGTTATGTACTATAGGAGAGCTATGTCATGGATGTGACCTACATTACTTATTTGAGTTATGTTATGTTTATGACTCATGTAACATGTGAGCGATGTTCTGCTTGTGACCTAAATCACGTATGTGAATTTCACCATGAATGTGACCTTTTTCACATTCGATTCATTACTTATTTGAGTTGTGTAAATGTACGCGACTTATTATTACAACGATCTGTGTTTTGCTTGTGAGCTACATGATGCTGGTGAAAGTTACATGATGTGTTTGAACAACATTAAGTAGGCAGAGCTACGTTATGTGAGATACGGCCCGTCAATGAAATAGTCTACATTCATTATGTAAGCTATGTTGACTAGATTTGGTATAGCCTGTGAGCTATATGTTATGCTTTTGAAGTTTACATTATTTATGTGAGCAATGTTACATGTGTTAATATTACTTACATTATGTCTTTACATTAGATACACACGTTTAGTTAGCCTTAAAGTTAAAGTGTGTAGATAAGCATTCTTGTAAGTGAAAGTGAAATCAAATATGGGAGTTCACTTATTGTAGTTACATAATGTACTTGAAAGATAGTTTATGTATGGGAGTTATTTTATGTCTGTGAGAGTAATATAAGCTACGTATCGCAGTCTGTTACACATCTCTGAAACACAGATGGACTTCAGCATGTGCAGAGTAAACCTTTGCTTGTGCTCTGAGACAGACTGAAGAGCTTTTTGATTTACGCTCCTTCATTAGCGTCTCGTTTCTTTTAGCTGTTAATCTGAAACTGTTGGTTTTTACTTTCTGACAAATGAAGCAGAAACTCCACAGTTCACACAGATGTTCAACCTGAAACTAAAATGTTTGAGTTGTAAATCTGCCCGGTGAGTGTTTAGAGGACAGCCGGCGTttaaagaagagagacacatcACTTATTAAAGTGTTGTGTGTTCAGTGTTAATATTGATTCAGACCGTGTTAAAGACAGCTGAGGGTATTTTAATGAACTTCAACACATACGTCCTCTTTGTGATGTCGCTTtcacttgtgaaaaaaaaaaaaaaagtttcacacatgcataaaaaCCCTAAAAATATCCAAAAGTGTTCATGGTGAGCTGCTTGTGTGAATGCAAAAagcaaacttttttatttatcaccTGACTttaagcagatttttttctgcaagcCTCCTGGTAAAGATGACGCATGAAGTCAGGATAAGTCAAAGTGAGAATgcaattgaacattttcaggaaaattcagGAGGATATTTTGAAGGCACTTTGCTGAAGGTTAACTGGTATTGTTCATAAATACATGCAGCAGTCTTTAGAGAGTTATTATATGGCCTGGTGATAATGTTAATAGTATGACTTGAGAAGCAGAAAAATGTCCATCCAAAAGTCTGCAATAGATGTTTGCAGTAGTACTtggtttataaataaatgaacatttgtgtttattcagaCACTTTTGGGAAACTCTCTTGTCAGAAGCAGCTTACAAACAAGGTATGATGCAACAGAAGATGACCTTTTTCACACAAGACCCCTGAACATGTCTGGTACATTTCAGGTGTGCTTCTGTGACAACAAGTCACAAAGCTTGTAAATGCATAAAGTAACATATACATAAGTGCTTTGCAAGCATCAAATTATATCACACCttcttttttgattctgaagATTTTGCAAATATTGTGTATTGAACTCTTCATTTAGATCATATGTCATATATTTACAATGACAAAAAACACTCAGTTTTATGGAATGCTTATACCATTGTGCAGAATTGGATACATACGTAAATTTCACAAATTTAtatggatatttaaaaaaaaaagaggatctGTGAGTTTGAAAAGAGGCTAAATGACCCTTAAAGTATAGTATGGGTTGATTTATAAATGTTCATTAATGCAGTTTTAgcagctgtgtcctctgtcagTGTCGAGGTTTAACAGTAAGTCAGTAATGCATGAGTcgataaatgaataaaagcagATAGAGCTCAGTTCATGcaaatggagcagcagcagggagtATTTGAATACAGGAGACATGGTGAGAACACTCAGCTGCATCAGCGTGTCCAGAAACAGTGACGTAGCTTTTATGAGCGCAgtttataacataatataaaaTACTATACTCCATTCATGTTTTTACTAAAGTGACAGCTGTACAGTGATTTTGTGCTGAATCAGTTAATGCACTTTGACTTTCTGTTTAATGCTAGATCTCCAGAACTGAATGACAACATGTCTGTGTCAGCAAACTACTAAAAACTACTAATAATGATCTCATTATCTAACTTCCTCACTGGTGGTGTTACAAAGCTCATTAGAACATCCCTGTCCAGGACCAAAAACCTGCAGTGTCCGTGTGAGCTGGATGTTCCTGAAGCTGAAGTTAGCAGCTATGTCCTGCTTTGTAATGGGTTCTAAGGACAGTGACAGGCTAAGTCAGTGGTACTCAACCTTGCCCTACCCATTCTTTCTTCCCTAAAAACAATTAGCATTTGATAATAGGGATACTAGTTATAGTTTATTATGCAATACAAAAGTATGATGTATAATGTTTCCCACTTTTCCAATAGGCAGTGGAGTTGGTGAGGTGGGTGAGGGGCAGGAATCTTTCTCTAATTTTATTCGGGTTAGTTTATAGGCCTGACTAATTGAATCTGATTGAATCTGCTCATCTTACTTCCCCTGCTTTCTCTTCATTCTctcatcttcacacacacacaatcactcacacacgcatgcaagcacacaaatacacttgcACACCGCAGCTTGTCACAGTGTCCTATCTCATCCTGCCTCATTACGTAgcgttgttttttgtttgtgtgtgtttttttgtttttttttacactattcATTAGTATGCTAAAGACACTCAAATAAGattagtttgaaatgtttcatttggtATTTCATTATCACATCAGGTGATCCATATGTGTGGAGGCTTGGTGATGATGACGAATCAATCATCAGAATTAATCATCTACGAGTGCAGGACAGCATtggcagagagcagcagcagaaaatcCATTAAACGAAGCCACGAAGAGTTCCAGTTTAAACATGAGACATCCCAGCTCAATATGTGCATTTACTGGAGGGAGGTACCAGATTAAATATACAGATTACAGATTATATACAGGATGGCCTTCTTGAGTGTCCTCAATATGGGGGAAACACTGTAAGTGGTTGATGGGACTTGAAATTAATCATTTCTGCTGACAgtgttccctttataaatcatttttggGGTAAgtgcagcaagaaaaaaaaagttttttcgcCTCTTTGTCCTGCATGCTGGCAGGCCGAATCTGCGTCTGGACAGAAGCAACATAGGGCATGTTTACATGAGAACTATCCTCTGAAAACTGAGTAGACATGCCAGACCTGGGATTGGCAGTGTGACTTTCTAATGAGACAACATGCGCACATACTCTCCcttcaacaaaaataaactacatagaatgtaaatttaaagaaaaagtcgATTGGGTGTGAGCAGCACAAACGGAACTCGGgagtccgccattgttgttgtagtccaccaaCTCGTGCATGAATATTCGCTGAAACCTTAATGTAGGCCTGCGTTGAGCCTACTCGCATTATGGCTATTGTCTGTAACCACAATGCGCATGTGCAGAAGGTTTCCATTTTTGGAAAGGACAGTTTTTACCAGATTACACGCCGACAGCGATGGTGCCTTTTTCAATGGTAAGTACTCTGGGTTTTTCAAAACATTGCATTTTCACACTCCCAAAACGCCATCATCATGTAAATAAACAGCCAAAACTCAAGAAAAGGTTAGAATTTTTTGAGGGAAATGTTGTCATGTAAACAGTTCTTAAACTCTTTGAACAAAGGATGACTGCAATCGGTCAGGACTGACTGGGCCTTCTTCAAAGTTCTTACTTTGTAAAAGAGTGTTAAGTCACTGAGGGTCCAACCTGCAATAGTTTCACACAGTTTAATGATACCCTGCAGTCCGTTACGATTCCTTATGCAGAGTGACCCGTAGCAAGTAACTGAGGATAAAGTTAAAAGAGATGAATTCAAAACGTTTTCCTAAAAGTGATTTCAACATTGTATCAGTATCATTGTAACTGTATCAGAGTATAGGCTAATATTTGTAGCTATCTGTGATTTGTTATCAAGCTTTCGGAGGTTTAGTAGCAGGAAATGGTTCCAGCACAagtaaataaaaccaaaacatgtttttttccctttttgtcatCAAATTAATAATTCAGTATGGAAAGATTCCCTTTAACATATTCTTGTTAACTTTCCGTGTTTGTGCTTTACAGATGGAAAGACGCGGACTAAAGACAAGTACCGGGTGGTTTACACGGACCACcagcagctggagctggagaaagagTTTCACTACAGCAAATACATCACCATCCGGAGGAAGGCGGAGCTCGCCACAGAGCTCGGCCTATCAGAGAGACAGgtacaatacaaacaaaatcttAATACAAATACATGTTATTCTTTAGGAGTGTTCAAAAATATTGGACTGCACTAACAATCACGTGGaattaaagacaaaataattgGAGCTCCTCCCTGCTGACTGGCTCATCAAAAAGTTTAGCTTCTGTCAGCTAAACTACAAGCTGACAGAAGAATATGTTCTGTGGACTGTacccacctgagggatcttGGATGTTTCATCACCAAGAtaattgtgtgtctttgttagaGGAAGGGGCGGGACGTCAATCATGTGGCTTAACCAACCATTTTGAGTCAATGTATTGGGTCAAAATTACGTCACCAGTACAACACGtcattgcaggggattttgggTTCAATTTCAACAGAAGCAGACAGAGACACGTCGTCCATATTAATACAGTTTATGGGTGAGCATGATATAGTTTAAACCAAtgtcagcatgttagcatgcaaatCATAGCATTTATTCCAAAGTGGGTGCTTAAGTCAATGACATTGAACCTccaataaaagataaaagaaactTTATTTGGTCTAAAagatgcaaaaacacaacaaaggttAACATTTACTCCTGACTCTTGTATCGTTTCCTTTTGTTgttgagagataaaaaaaaaaatgtttccttccATTCCAGGTGAAAATTTGGTTCCAGAACCGACGGGCAAAGGAGCGCAAGATGAACAAGAAGAAGCTCCAGCAGCCGGCTTCTTCTACGACCACGCCAAACCCACCCAGCGGCACCAACGGCAGCGGAGGCGGCGGTGGGCTCCATGGAAACGGTGGAAGCAGTGTGGGCATGGTGACGAGCAGCAGTGGCAGCAACGGGCTGGTTTCACCTTCATCCCTGCCTTTGAGCATTAAAGAGGAatactgaggaaaaaaaagatgttctaTTTGACGATGACGTTGGGGAtgaggactaaaaaaaaaaaaaaactccccaaTGAACTCAAAGACTTGTTGTCATCCTGCAGTTTGCCAACTTGAAGCTTTAACTTGGTAAAAACTTGAGAAATGTTCACCAGCAGCAGTCCTATTTCTCCCACAAGACTGTTGTTGAAAAGAAATCCTGAATGTGAACAGATGTGTGTTTGCTCGGATGTCGTCAAAAGGACGTTCAGCATCTTTGTTTGCTTACTAACAGCGAACTGACGAACTTCCTCCTCACCACCTGATCCATGACTGGGtccatcttgttttttcacaaagatgtcaaaatgatgtttaaaatgatgtgcaaGATTTGTCAGATATTTCCATTTGATGGAACTGATGCAGCCACAAAAGCATGACGTTGCTATGAACATTTCTTTCCATTAAATGTTATCGAGCTGAAAGAAAATCTGCAGATACAGATAATGACCCACACTGTAAGACAGTGTggaatatgtttgtttgttgtttttaaacctaAAGCTACTTAAAGAAGGGTTTGCAGGGGTTTATTTTTGGCTTCACgatgaatcaataaaaaaatatgtgtacCATGCTTtattgagaaatgttttcactaCCCATAAAGGACAATAACACTCAGTGACAGTAGCAGAATCACTTTATGATCTTGTGTATaattcagaaaacaaa carries:
- the cdx1b gene encoding homeobox protein CDX-1b isoform X1, with translation MYVSYLQLDKDPAMYPHQTSVTRHPGISLSPQNFVPGPPQYSDFAGYHHHHHPGLNNDLHPAQQAGPGGGGWSQVYPPPPPARDDWSSHHYAAAAAAAAAGGAPSSGPGAVGSTLGFSPTEFSGQPPALLSASLNASAGQLSPGSQQRRNPYDWIRRSSAPPSNPNGKTRTKDKYRVVYTDHQQLELEKEFHYSKYITIRRKAELATELGLSERQVKIWFQNRRAKERKMNKKKLQQPASSTTTPNPPSGTNGSGGGGGLHGNGGSSVGMVTSSSGSNGLVSPSSLPLSIKEEY
- the cdx1b gene encoding homeobox protein CDX-1b isoform X2 codes for the protein MYVSYLQLDKDPAMYPHQTSVTRHPGISLSPQNFVPGPPQYSDFAGYHHHHHPGLNNDLHPAQQAGPGGGGWSQVYPPPPPARDDWSSHHYAAAAAAAAAGGAPSSGPGAVGSTLGFSPTEFSGQPPALLSASLNASAGQLSPGSQQRRNPYDWIRRSSAPPSNPNGKTRTKDKYRVVYTDHQRLELEKEFHYSKYITIRRKAELATALGLSERQVKIWFQNRRAKERKMNKKKLQQPASSTTTPNPPNGTNGSGGGGGLHGNGGSSVGMVTSSSGSNGLVSPSSLPLSIKEEY